In Raphanus sativus cultivar WK10039 unplaced genomic scaffold, ASM80110v3 Scaffold1383, whole genome shotgun sequence, a single window of DNA contains:
- the LOC130504155 gene encoding glyceraldehyde-3-phosphate dehydrogenase GAPB, chloroplastic encodes MATHSALAVSRIPVKPRQQSKSAIHSFPAQCSSKRLEVAAFSGLRVSNNGGEASFFDAIAAQITPKAVGTSTPVRGETVAKLKVAINGFGRIGRNFLRCWHGRKDSPLEVVVLNDSGGVKNASHLLKYDSMLGTFKADVKIVDNETISVDGKLIKVVSNRDPLKLPWAELGIDIVIEGTGVFVDGPGAGKHIQAGASKVIITAPAKGADIPTYVVGVNEQDYSHDVANIISNASCTTNCLAPFAKVLDEEFGIVKGTMTTTHSYTGDQRLLDASHRDLRRARAAALNIVPTSTGAAKAVSLVLPQLKGKLNGIALRVPTPNVSVVDLVINVEKKGLTAEDVNDAFRKAAAGPLKGVLDVCDTPLVSCDFRCSDVSTTIDSSLTMVMGDDMVKVVAWYDNEWGYSQRVVDLAHLVAAKWPGEVAAGSGDPLEDFCKTNPADEECKVYEA; translated from the exons ATGGCCACACATTCAGCTCTTGCCGTCTCCAGAATCCCTGTCAAACCGAGGCAGCAGTCTAAGAGTGCCATTCACTCTTTCCCAGCTCAATGTTCCTCCAAG AGGCTAGAAGTGGCTGCATTCTCCGGCCTGCGAGTCAGCAACAACGGTGGGGAAGCATCTTTCTTTGATGCCATAGCTGCACAAATCACCCCCAAG GCTGTGGGAACATCCACTCCTGTTAGAGGAGAGACAGTGGCAAAACTGAAGGTTGCCATCAATGGGTTTGGAAGGATTGGTAGGAACTTCCTCAGGTGTTGGCACGGCCGCAAGGACTCTCCCCTCGAAGTTGTTGTGCTTAACGACAGTGGTGGTGTCAAGAAC GCATCCCACTTGCTCAAGTACGACTCCATGCTTGGAACCTTCAAGGCCGATGTGAAAATAGTCGACAATGAAACTATCAGCGTTGATGGCAAGCTCATCAAAGTCGTCTCAAACAGAGATCCTCTTAAGCTTCCATGGGCTGAGCTCGGCATTGACATTGTCATCGAG GGAACAGGAGTGTTTGTTGATGGGCCAGGAGCAGGGAAGCACATCCAAGCTGGAGCCTCGAAAGTGATCATCACAGCACCAGCTAAAGGTGCTGATATCCCAACCTATGTTGTGGGAGTCAATGAGCAAGACTATTCTCATGACGTTGCTAACATCATTAG CAATGCATCTTGCACCACCAACTGTTTGGCTCCCTTTGCGAAAGTTTTGGATGAAGAATTTG GAATCGTCAAGGGGACAATGACAACGACACACTCTTACACCGGAGACCAA AGGCTCCTAGATGCATCACACAGGGACCTAAGGCGTGCAAGAGCCGCAGCACTGAACATTGTACCTACTAGCACAGGTGCAGCAAAGGCGGTGTCGTTGGTGCTCCCCCAGTTGAAGGGTAAACTCAACGGCATTGCACTCCGTGTGCCGACCCCAAACGTCTCTGTGGTTGACCTTGTTATAAACGTTGAGAAGAAAGGTTTGACAGCTGAAGACGTTAACGACGCCTTCAGAAAAGCGGCCGCTGGACCGCTCAAGGGCGTTTTAGACGTCTGCGACACGCCACTTGTCTCTTGTGACTTCAGGTGCTCTGATGTCTCAACCACCATTGACTCTTCCCTCACAATGGTCATGGGTGATGATATGGTCAAGGTGGTCGCCTGGTACGACAACGAGTGGGGTTACAG CCAAAGAGTAGTGGATTTGGCTCACCTTGTGGCTGCCAAGTGGCCGGGAGAGGTTGCTGCTGGAAGCGGAGACCCTTTGGAAGATTTCTGCAAGACAAACCCAGCCGACGAGGAATGCAAAGTCTATGAAGCTTGA
- the LOC108822561 gene encoding uncharacterized protein LOC108822561 has translation MASLSTSLSLPRNTQQLHPSSGFSLKPVARRVNVSFGLNPSKKLQFSAPRSKRILTIQSAYRDDDSSGSTGLFVGGFILGGLIVGALGCVYAPQISKAIAGADRKDLMRKLPKFIYDEEKALEKTRKVLADKIAQLNSAIDDVSSQLKSEDTPNGAALSTDEVEATA, from the exons ATGGCGTCTCTTtcgacatctctctctcttcccagGAATACTCAACAACTCCATCCTTCGTCTG GCTTTTCTCTGAAGCCAGTTGCTCGTCGTGTCAACGTTTCTTTCGGGCTGAATCCTTCTAAAAAGCTCCAGTTTTCTGCTCCCAGAAGCAAAAGGATCCTAACCATCCAATCAGCATACag AGATGATGACAGTTCAGGAAGCACTGGCCTATTTGTGGGAGGGTTCATTTTGGGCGGGCTCATAGTGGGCGCTCTTGGATGTGTGTATGCACCacag ATCAGCAAGGCTATAGCTGGAGCAGACCGAAAGGATCTCATGAGGAAATTGCCTAAGTTCATTTATGATGAGGAAAAAGCTTTGGAG AAAACTCGCAAGGTATTGGCTGACAAGATTGCTCAGCTCAACTCTGCTATCGACGATGTGTCCTCTCAGCTAAAATCAGAAGACACCCCTAATGGTGCAGCTCTAAGCACCGATGAAGTCGAGGCTACAGCCTGA